NNNNNNNNNNNNNNNNNNNNNNNNNNNNNNNNNNNNNNNNNNNNNNNNNNNNNNNNNNNNNNNNNNNNNNNNNNNNNNNNNNNNNNNNNNNNNNNNNNNNNNNNNNNNNNNNNNNNNNNNNNNNNNNNNNNNNNNNNNNNNNNNNNNNNNNNNNNNNNNNNNNNNNNNNNNNNNNNNNNNNNNNNNNNNNNNNNNNNNNNNNNNNNNNNNNNNNNNNNNNNNNNNNNNNNNNNNNNNNNNNNNNNNNNNNNNNNNNNNNNNNNNNNNNNNNNNNNNNNNNNNNNNNNNNNNNNNNNNNNNNNNNNNNNNNNNNNNNNNNNNNNNNNNNNNNNNNNNNNNNNNNNNNNNNNNNNNNNNNNNNNNNNNNNNNNNNNNNNNNNNNNNNNNNNNNNNNNNNNNNNNNNNNNNNNNNNNNNNNNNNNNNNNNNNNNNNNNNNNNNNNNNNNNNNNNNNNNNNNNNNNNNNNNNNNNNNNNNNNNNNNNNNNNNNNNNNNNNNNNNNNNNNNNNNNNNNNNNNNNNNNNNNNNNNNNNNNNNNNNNNNNNNNNNNNNNNNNNNNNNNNNNNNNNNNNNNNNNNNNNNNNNNNNNNNNNNNNNNNNNNNNNNNNNNNNNNNNNNNNNNNNNNNNNNNNNNNNNNNNNNNNNNNNNNNNNNNNNNNNNNNNNNNNNNNNNNNNNNNNNNNNNNNNNNNNNNNNNNNNNNNNNNNNNNNNNNNNNNNNNNNNNNNNNNNNNNNNNNNNNNNNNNNNNNNNNNNNNNNNNNNNNNNNNNNNNNNNNNNNNNNNNNNNNNNNNNNNNNNNNNNNNNNNNNNNNNNNNNNNNNNNNNNNNNNNNNNNNNNNNNNNNNNNNNNNNNNNNNNNNNNNNNNNNNNNNNNNNNNNNNNNNNNNNNNNNNNNNNNNNNNNNNNNNNNNNNNNNNNNNNNNNNNNNNNNNNNNacgggctggagagatggctcagtggttaagagcattgcctgctcttccaaaggtcctgagttcaattcccagcaaccacatggtggctcacaaccatctttaaagaggtctggtgccctcttctggcctgcagacatgcacagagacagaatattgtatacacagtaaataaataaatatttttaaaaaaaaccacaaaaccccACTTTACTCCTCTATCTTTCCCAAATCTCCATCccctcttcattcatcttagtgTCCTTGGAAACTGCAGTAgacccttttgtccaaacagctttacttgcaaatgttcattgtgtaaCGAGTTGTTAGGTTGGTCAAGGCGTCTGACTTCTGGTACACCATCCATACCACCCTGCTCTGATGTTCCATTCAGATATCCTACTGATGCTCCAAGCCATGGAGACGCTTTGACTGTGGTTACAAACGATGTGTTCCAGGTCATGCATGTGGATCTTGGGCTGGGTCAACTCAAAGCCAGGATTGTGCCTGGGTGGCAGTGGGACGGCTCATCTCTTAAAGTGCTTGTGGTACAAGCAAAGGGAcaagagtttggatccccagaatccacataaatgcTGGGTGGGTATGATGGCTCCTTTGTCATCCCAGCCTCAGAATTTGGAGACAGTCCCCAGGGCAAGATGGCAGTGAGATGAGACAtatcagcaagctctgggtttgactgagaaatcctgcctcaaagaataaactGGGAGAATAAGGAAGATTCCCCAAACCAACTTCAGGCCTCCACACTACACCTAGatacatgtgcacccacataTTCAACCACTGCATaccacactcatatacatatgtgtgtgtatgtatacactgTTGTCAAACACTGCATTCTGTCTTTTGTTCTAAATTTATTATGACTGGAAAAATCCACCAAAAGATGatactaattttatttgtttattttatttatttatttatttatttattttttggttttttgagacaggatttctctgtggctttggagcctgtcctggagctagctcttgaagaccaggctggtctcgaactcacagagatccgtctgcctctgcctcccaagtgctgggattaaaggcgtgcaccaccatcgcccggctattttattttttcttaaagatttatttattatgtatacaacattctgccccGATGtttgcccgcacaccagaggagggcaccagatttcagtacagaaggttgtgagccaccatgtggttgctgagaattgaactctggacctctggaagagcagccagtgctcttaacctctgagccatctctccagcccccttatttgtttatttttaaattgttttatcaGACAAGGTCTTCTGTAACACAGGCTGGAACCTGCTGTGgagctcttgatcctcctgcctttaccctatctgctgggattacaggtttgtactGTGTCCATCTATGAAAAACACAAACTGTACAACAATTAAGACAAATTAAGACAGTCTtctggctgagcagtggtggtgcacagctttaatccgagcactcgggaggcagaggcactcagatctctatgagtttgaggccagcctggtgtatagagAGAGGTTTgtgacaaccagggctacacaaagaaatcttgtcttgaaaaaaacaaccaaaaacaaaaaacgaaaacaaacccaaaacaaaacaacaagaataaaaattGGAACGAACTGCAGGGCAAGAGCCAGGGAGGGCTTGTGCTGAGCTGCAGAGGCTCCTGGTCCCACTCAAGGATGTGACTGGCTTGTTTGGAGGTCTGCTATCAGGCTTAAGTTTGATTGAGGGGAGCACTTTCTTCAGCAATCCCTGTGGGAACACAGTGGGGAAGGGAGCTTGCTGACTGATGTTTGAGGCCCTCCTCTCTTCCAGTTTCTCTTATTTACATTCCCCATAATAGTTGGCTTTAATGTTATCCATCTCATCACTCCCAGGGATATTTCCGGTCAAACAAGCCCAGGACACATCCCAGCTCTATCAATCATTGGGTCAGCTAGGCAACTGAGGGTGGGGAGGTATCTGAACTCCATAAGGTTTAAACAGGGTagtgtggaggaagaaaaaggtgaGGCTATCATGAGGACTGTTTAAGATTACAGAAAGACTCTGTGGAGACTCACAGTAGCTGGAATAGTGCAGAAAGACACCTTCTCTCTGGTCTTTGCCCAGCTTAGCCCAAGGAAAAGATAAGTGGTTATTACAGCAGCGGCCACCTGGTAAGTGTAGAGGGCTAGGTGTGAGCTGGgtggcttggtggcacacacctgtaatcccaccattCAGAAGGTGTAGTAGGCAGGTGAGGATCTGGGCTACATGAATTCTTGCCAAGAAGAAAacctccaaacaacaaaacaacaacaaaaagagagtcaggtgtagtggtgcacacatctgtaattaaGATGCCACCAatgatgggtggtggtggcacacatatttattcccagcacttaggaggcagagaaggtggatctctgagtttgagcacagcctggtctatagagtgagttccaggacagccaaagctacacagagaaactctgtctccaaaagaagaaagaaattcatcAAGGATCAAGAACTAAGGCAGAGggctgaagatatggctcagcagttgtgGTCAGCACTTGCTGACCCTGCAGGCGACcttggttcagttcctagcaccaaaATGGTGCTCAAACCACCTCtagctctagtttcaggggattttATTCTCTCTTATGACCTCTGCAGACAGTGCATGCATATGgttcacacagacataaaaaagaCTAAGGGCAAGCtagacagtggtggtacacactaatcccagcactcaggaggtagaggcaagcggatctctgtgaattcaaggccagcctggtctacagagtgagttccaggacagcagggttattacacagagagaaactctgtctcaaaaaacagaacaaaacaaaacaaagcaaacaaaaaaaaaaacaaaaaacacaaaaagcaaaacaacaacaacaacaaaaaaaaactgagggCAGGCTTGGGCCTTATGGAGAGATCATCTCAGCTCTCCTCAGAAAACAATGTGAAGAGCAGATTCTGAAAGTTGCTATAGGGAAAACTTAATGAATAGCGAAGGGATTTAAGGAATGCATGAAAATTCAAACCATTCATGACCAGGTGCAGGAGGAACAGGGAAGGCATACATCCTCTGGACGTGAAAGAAGAGGCACATAGGAGCAGCTAGGAGGCACTCTGAGCAAGCATTTCAATAATGTTCTGCCCAgtgggactgcagagatggctcagcagttaaaagcctTGATGTGAAGTCATGAGGAGCAGAGTTCAAGTTCTAGCACTGGAGTTTGTATCCCAGTGCGAACATCAACAGATGAATAGGTAGAGACCCTGATACCCTCTACtggtctccatgtgtgtgtgtgtgtgtgttctctctctctctctctctctctctctctctctctctctctctctctctctctcttctatcttcAGCAGTGGGCAGTTCTTTTCCACAAGGTGGccccgtctcaaacaaaataaaatctccNNNNNNNNNNNNNNNNNNNNNNNNNNNNNNNNNNNNNNNNNNNNNNNNNNNNNNNNNNNNNNNNNNNNNNNNNNNNNNNNNNNNNNNNNNNNNNNNNNNNtctctctctctctcacacacacacacacacacacacacacacacacacggaggaaggaaggaaggaaggaacgaatgAACGAACGAACGACTGAACGAACTGCAGAGCAGTGAGCAATAATGGACAGTGTTGAAAACCCAAGTTTCTAGAAGAAACTTTAATATGCCCATctctagaatttatttatttatttatttacttatttttgagacagaatctcactacatagctcctgtctgtcctggaacacactatggAAACCAGTCTAACCTCAaattaacagagatctgcctacaaCACTGAATCCTGCTCCATATTTCtagatctgaaaataaaaagtctttagaGTCTTCGCCCAgctgatggtgcacacctttaatcccagcacgcaggagacTGATGCTGGAGAGCTACAGGGAGTTTGCGCTCAGCCTGGACTTTATAGCGAGACtatctcaaacacacatacagagaattTAAAAGTACCAACCTGGGTTTGGTGGTACAAGCCTATAGttccagcatccaggaagctgagacaggaggatcaccagttAGAGACCAGCCTCTACTACACAAGGTGGccccgtctcaaacaaaataaaatctcccGCCTCACCATCTGACCTAAAGATGGTGATCACCCTGGAATatataagcccccccccccatgtcctgCAAGTGGAAATCAATGATCCAACGAGGAAAAGAACTGCCCACTGCTGAAGATAGAAGAAGAAACCGTAAGTCAAGGGCCTCGGGTGACCTCTGCACCTCCCAGGGGGAGTCTGCCACCCTACTAACACCTTTGTTCTAGTGAGATCTATTTCAGAGTTTTGAtgctgaaaaatttaaataaatgtttcgAGCCACCTAGTTTACAGACATAGTTAATAGGACACCATGCACGGACAAATCATGAGTGACTGTCCGAAGGGTCACAGTTCTCTGGGCAGCAGGGAGCTGCTCTTTGCCCTCCAGTTTAATGATGAACTGACAGGTCCTGTGGGGTGTAGGCCTGACCTAGGGACATGCATGGCCTGAGGCAACCATGTGTTGTCTAACTTCTCAGAAGCTACTCAAGTCCTCTCATATTCCCCAAGGAAAGTCCCTTATTGTTCATCCAAGTCCAGGTTCAGGAATTCAAAGACCAGGGAGGTGGCGAGCAGTGCGTGGGGTCAGGCAACTAGGCAGGCTGGAGCGAAGTGGCTAATTGAAGTGTCTGGCTCAGCTGCCCTGTGGTTCCCGTGGCTCGTCAGCCAGACACAAGGCTGTTCTTTTGATCAGTGGAAGCTGGAAGTTAGAATTCTTCCtcaaagcctttaatcccagcactagggaggcagaggcaggcggatctctgggagttcgaggccagcctggtctacagagctagttccaggacaggctccaaagccacagagaaaccctgtctcccaaaaaaccccccccccaaaaaaaaagaaaagaaaaaagaattcttccTCAGAAATTCTAGTTATAGACATAACTTACATTAAAAACCTGGCACGTTAGTTGAGGGTCACATGCAAGAGGATGAAAAGGCAGCTGTGTTTTTCTGTACCTTCCACGGAGACTTCTTTCTCCTGGTCACTGCAAGGAGGAACCTAAGGCAATTTCTGAGAATTACGAAGCAGGGAGCTCTCTTCCCTTGCCGAAGCCGGACCCCAGGACCCCAGCCATGGATTAGTACCGTCTGACCTGGCTCCAtaaagaagggacagaaagtgAACAGCCTCATCTCATGCTGGGTGGTCTGGCGTTGGACAAGGGATCTtcttggggttcctgactcactTGGGGTGCCCCAGAGCCCTCCTCTTGGCTGGAGGGCTGATGGATCTTCCTATGAATGATCAGCTGAAACTTCCAGTCAAAAACTGCACCCACAGTCCCGGCAGAAGTGGCGCCGCTGGCctgcatgactttttttttaaaaatatttatttatttatttatcatgtatacaatattctgtctgtgtgtatgcctgcaggccagcagagggcactagacctcattacagatggttgtgagccactatgtggttgctgggaattgaactcaggacctttggaagagcaggcaatgctcttaacctctgagccatctctccaacccggCCTGCATGACTCTTGCGGTGGATGACCAGCTGTGACTTCCAGCTGAAGCTGCGCCCACACTCCACGCATGCATAGCCCCGAAGGCCAGTGGAGTGCCCACTGGCTGGCTCCCGGTGCACCTTTTGTGGCCTTTCCAGGCCTGACCCACCCAGGTGTGTGCGATGGTGGATGACGAAAACAGACTTCCAATCAAAGCTGAGGCCACACTGCTCACAAGTATACAGCTTCCGAGGTGCAGGCCTAGCAGGGGCTTCCAGCAGTGGTGAGGGTGATAAGGCTGAAGGGTCCTTGCAAGGGCTCTGGGTCTCATCACTTGGAGAGGATGTGCAGGCTTGAACAAGCCCTGGGCTTGCAATGGCTCCCACTTCTGGGAGATGTCTCCTGAGGGACTCTGGTCCTGTGGCATGAGCTGGCCTCAGCTCAGACTCAACTTGCACATCTGGCTCTAACAGTGGCAGGCTTGCTGGGGTGGGGAAAACGTTCATTTGGGGGCTTGGTCACACGGGGACTTGCACAGAAGAATGGGGGTGGGTACCTCCTGGTAGGAGAGATGCAACCAGATGCTGGGTCACTGCACCCTGGAGCCCCAGTGGGGGCCTAGCGCATGCAGGGAGGCACGTGTTGGATGGGGCAGGGAAGACAGGGCAAAGAGCCATTGAACCTCACCCTGGGACACCACTGTGCcgtacttctccagcatcacaccCCAGTACAGCTCTTTTTGTGATGAGTCCAACAGGCCCCACTCCTTCTGCAAGGATGTAACCAGtcactgcctctccctcccagcctcaCATCCTATCCATCATTCAGTGGGTGACAGGCTACCTAATCTCCAACTGCAGCAGGCTAAGGACCAAGTCAGACTGGTATTTGTGAATACTGGGTCAGCTTTCATCTGTCAACTCTCCTCTCAGTGGCCTGCCTCAGTGATGGCCAGACATTGTGGGTGGGTTTTCAACAGGTCACTAAACTGTGTGCAGGATGTGCTGGCAGGAGAGTAAGAGGCCAGGCTACCACCAGGATTCAGTCACTTCCTGTCAAGACTGGTTAACAAAACTGAAACTTCCTTGGGGTgagaaatttcttcttttttttttttttttttttgtttgttttttcgagaaaTTTCTTCTTTTGGCCTTTATTggagtgtgtacatgtgagacTGGGTCtgagtagcccaggttggcctcaaactcactctgtagctgaggatgactttaaacttctgactttcctgtctctacctcctgagctctgggattatgGGTGAGCAGTACCATCCCCAGTTTATGAAGTGCTGGGGATACAGcctaggaccttgtgcatgctaggcaggcactctaccagctgagctacattcccaaaaacctttatttgttttgttttgttttattttattttatttagaaagagggtgaaggagccaggcatggcggGGAACACCTTTGATCCCtgtgctcagaggcagaggcaggcatatttctgtgagtttgaggccagtctggtctacatggctagttctaggacagtctgagCTGtgtagagagatgctgtctcaaaacaaatgtaacaaaacaaaagcaaaaaggttAGGGCAGGATAACAACAAGGTTAAGATAATGAGGAATTTCAGGACCCTGAACACCTGAGGAGGCAACCATGATAGAGAAGGCTCGGGAGTTTTGTGCCAGCTGGTTTAGGCAAGGTCTGAAGAGGGTGAGTTTGGTGGCAGGACGGGGGCTTACCTATAGCAGCCTTCCCAAGCAAAGAATTCCTTGCCTAAAAGATCTACCTTCTTCCCTGCCCTAAGATCTGACATATAGGTCTTTGGTGTGTTGGAAAAAATAACCCCAAAGCAAatctggaggaaaaggaagtggatGCCACAGACAGGTACATCTATAGGTGATGCTGGCTGGAAGTGAGAATACCAGAGAGGGATCCTAGAGGGGTTTCTTAATCTTGAAGCACAACTTAACTAGACATCCTATTGAGGAAGGGCGCTCCCACCCAAGTGGAGGGgctcagaaacagaaagaacctgGGGAGGCCAAGATCCCTACTCCCACTCCACATTAACTATGCACACTCAGGTGGCAGGGGCTTTACACTAAGGTTCCAGGTCACTGAACTTTGAGAAGAACAGTAGAAGGGACTTGTGGCATGCTCAGGGAGAATGTCTTGACCTGCTCTCAGGAATACAGGAATCCTGCAGTGGCAGTCTCCTTTCCACCTGCATACACAACAGCTGGCCCATGGCCCCTGGTTATTGCAAGCCTCTCCAGTAACTGGCTTCTCTGGAGGCAAGTCAGCCATGTCCACCAGTTCTGGCCACTCTGGACCAGGCATGAACCTCAGGCCTAAATCTTTTCCAAGGAGAGACTACCAGTCTAGTCTTCATCTCTCAAGACCTGCTGGGAGGGAAGTTATTTACTACTCAGAagtagtaaaacaaaacaagacacaagaGTCACTGGCAGAGGAGCCTACAAAACCACAGGGCAGAACACAACCATAATACACTTCCTTTCCCACAGCCATGGCCTGATTTTCCTGCTGGAGGCTGCTTACCTGGATCCTTCCTGGATGGAAGGCTGTGGAGGCTGGTTCCTGGTGTTCAAGATGTCCCTCAGGCTTCTGGGCTGGAAGGAGAGGGCTTGGGGATACTGAGAAAGATAGCAGATGGGAAAGAGTGTCAAGCTGCATTGGCCTTGGCCTGCCTCTGTCATGTGACATAGTGGGAGGTCAGCCTTGTCTCGTTGCTCCATAGGAATCCAGCTATATAGTTTCTCCAGGGTCCCCATCGCAGCTGGGGACATCCAGACTTATTTCAGGAGTCTCAACCCTGACACAACCTCTCTTAGGCTATCCCGCCCCgcaacacacacacccagggaTTTGAAATTTTGATGCTGCATCCTCTCACCGATCTCCTGTCCATCAGCATTGGCTTCCTCCTTCACACCGCAATTGATCTGGGTAGCTCTGTCTAACCCCACATCCTGTGCTGCCCCTGCAGGGCCTGCCTCAGAGGACTCTGTTGCTGCTGAGAGGTGGTGGCTCTCTGAAGACTCCTTTGTCTTCTGGACTGTAAGAGGCACCTTTGGCTTCAGGATGTGGGCTGTGATCTGAAGAGAAGCATGTCACAGGGGTTCTACCTCCAATCTATCCCGCTAAGAAGCTAACGCCTTTACACTCACCCAGCTCAGCAGCTGCCCAGGATCATGCTGCAGCTCCTCAACCAGGGCTGCAGCCTCCTCAGGGCTTCTTGGCTGCTGCCCTCGCACCCAGGCCTGGATCTCAGAGGGCAACACACCAAGGAACTGCTCCAAAACCAGCAGCTCTATCATCTGCTCTTTAGAGCATGACTCAGGGTGCAGCCATTGGTGACAGAACTCTCGAAGCCGGGACAGCGCCTCTCGGGGCCCCTCTACCTCCTCATAGCAGAAACCCCGGAATCGGAGTCGTGCAGCCTCAGGCTCCTCGATGGCGGTGTTGGGGTCCCTGAGGGATACGTGTGAGGGACCCAGAGGAGATGACATTCTTGTTTTGAAGGGTCTTTGGGAGCTGACAAGAGGGACCTACAGAAAAAGAGGAATGAGAATGTCATCTAAGGCCAAAGACACACACCAGACCCTTccaggaagccagaaaagagaaCCCTGAGGCCAGGAGTGCTTCAAGGAAGGTCATGGGAGGTGGGAGCTTATAGCAGTTGAGACCGGGGGATGCCTTGATGTAAATGCCTGGGTGGAAGGTGTTCATTCTAGGACACTGCAAATAGCCGGCTCAAACATTTGGGTACAACAGAGGACTACTGGAACATGAAGGTGGCTCCCCCAGCAGACAAACCATTAGGAGGACACAGGACCGTCATCCAGGGTAACCTGAGGCttcaggcagaagacagaagagttGGCTCTGAGGTCCAAATACATCACCTGGGACAGAGCTGAAAGCCTGGGTGCACTCTCAGGGGCCTATATAGGCATGGTGACACTGCTCGCTGATCACAGCCTAACTGTGGATGCCTCACGTTGCCCGTGAAATTCCCAAGCAAAAGACAAACCAAACAGCCCTGTATTGTGTGGAGTCACAAACTGGAACCTGCGTCCCAGTCCTTAAGAGGTTCTGGATTGAAACCGGCTCTCCTGGGGCACCTGTCCTGTCCAGGATAACTTTAGAGTTGGGGATGTCGGAAAGGGAGGGTCCCGGTGTTTTGTGTTCGAAGGTTGGGGGGCGCTCCTGGAGCTCGGGATGCCATGAGAAGCTGCACCCTCCCGGCCAGGAGTGCACACATCTCTAACGCCTCCGGGCGCACCAGGAGCTCAGGGCACTTCCGGGAAGTGACACCGCGCGTCCCACCGCCACTCACAGAACGCCCCTCCTTGCTCGTTACCCTACCGGTCTGGCCAATCCTGAGCCTGCTCCACAGGCACGGCCCCCTCCGCTCGGACTACGTCTCCCGTGAGCCTCAGCAAGGACGACAGCGCGTTTCCAAGGCCTCTCACGCGCGAGACGTTTCGTTTCTGTCCTTGAGCCCGCGGTGCCGCCGCAGAGTTCCGGGGGTACCCTCTTTTGATTTGGCAACCGTTCTGCCTTTGCACCCCAACCGAAGGACTCACCCACTGAGGACCGGACTGCGGGATAACCTCCTTGCGCATGTGCATAGAGGACCTGGTTTCTATTGGCTGGTGAGGTGTCCCGACCAATTAGAGCTGGCGCTCAGCTCCAGAAGGTATCGTCGCTCCGTGTGTCGCCTAGGTAACAGCCAGTGCACAGCCCTTGCTGTTCCCAAAGCAACACTGTAAGCGTCGCCCTAGGGCGGAGAAAGCCTAGGTGGCTGTTCCAGACGATCCCGGTGGGAGACAGTGTTGGGTGAGGAAGACCCAGTATGGCCTCTGTTACAACCTCTTAAGCTCCCGGGATATTGTGGGGGCAATAGACCCATGGGGTGGGCAAGCGTTCAGAGGAGGTAATCATGTGATTACCCCCTCACTAACAGTCTTAGATAACAGTACTCCAAATGAGGATGGAGGTTTCTGAGACAATGGGACACACTCAACCTTTAATTTGGAGGCTGCAGTTAGACAAATTGACCTATATTAATTTTTGggaaaaaagctttttaaaaataagttaatggctttatttgtttgtttgttttgggggaacagggtctcaaaaccaaaccaaacaacaactaTCCCCGGCTGGCCTGGAGATCACTCAGATATCCTCCAGCTTCTTCCTCCTGTctgctgagattaagggcatgGGCTACCATACGCAGCAGTTAACGGCTTTTAAATTGAATTGTATGTGGAGTTAGTTTTGTTTCCATATACCATGATATAATCATTCAGTCCTGAACTGGATGTGTTTATTCTAGTTTCTTCTGATTCCTGGGAACCCCCTCCTTGGCTGCTAGCTGCTGGCGTACAACATCTGAAACTCCCAAGCAATTGTGTGGGAAGTTTGTCAACTCGGCTTACCAGCTAGATTGCCTTGAGAGATGAGGTCTCTGCTGTAAGATAGCTGAGTGGCCAACCTGGGGAATttagatcctgcctcaaaaaatattttttatgattaCACTGGTCAACCCAATATAACCATAATATGTAATGGAGTTGGGGCTAGCTCAGTGGTTATTTGAGGAGGAACAGGTATACCACAAGATTCAACCAGGTCTACCCTGCAGCACAGTGAAGGCTTGGGAGCCAGCTAACCAGGAAGGTGAGCCCTAGAACAAAGGTGTTTCCAGGGGAGAGCTTCCTGGGAAGCCCCTTAAAACTCAGCCTCTCCCCACAGGCAGGTTGTGAGAATTACATCCAGAGAATCTGTAAAAGACCACCTATGGTCACCTACTGACCTTGCCCTTAgagtaatgaaataaaattatacgGCACAAAAAAATTATACAGCATAATGTTTCTGAGCCCTCCTGGCATTACACAGCTCCATCCAAGAGGAGCTGAGTATGCCCACTGGGTATCACAGGAGGCCTAGCTCAGAGAACTTGCCCCTACAGGACCTTGGGCATCTGGGTTCTGCACAGCACCCCTCCCTGCATGAACTATTGATGTTTAGTGGACAGATTTCATTGACAAATGGGTGGGACaggtgtgtctttttttttatttatttattttattttattttattttcgagacagggtttctctgtagcttttagttcctgtcctggaactagttcttgtagaccaggctggccttgaactcacagagatcccctgcctctgcctcccgagtgctgggattaaaggcgtgcaccactaccatctggcTCAGGTGTATCTTAAGTACAGCGGACAACTGCAGGTTGTTCTGTttgtgagacaagatctcactttgCAGCCCCAACTGCTCTAGACCTTGCTATATAGACCTGCTTGTGTCTGTCTTTTGAGTGctgaagttctgggattaaaggtatcaaCACATCTGATATCCGCACCCCCCCTTCTAAACTGTCTCAGTAGCCCCCACACTAGCCTCAAACATGCTATGCAGTCAAGTCTGGCCTCTTAACTCCAGATCCTCCCAAGTGTTAGTGTCACAGGTATGCACTGCCATACCTGCAAGGATCCTGAGACGATGGCACTGGAGCCTTGATAGCAGGTCCCCTCACAGCACTGCCTTGGTCTTCCCAGTCTTCTGCCTCCCATAGTCTGACCCACAAAGGCTCATCTGTCAACAGAGCCGCTGCTCTGGGGCTGTCCCA
The genomic region above belongs to Microtus ochrogaster isolate Prairie Vole_2 linkage group LG4, MicOch1.0, whole genome shotgun sequence and contains:
- the Znf446 gene encoding LOW QUALITY PROTEIN: zinc finger protein 446 (The sequence of the model RefSeq protein was modified relative to this genomic sequence to represent the inferred CDS: inserted 1 base in 1 codon; deleted 1 base in 1 codon), which produces MHMRKEVIPQSGPQWVSPSVGVQRXERLPNQKRVPPELCGGTAGSRTETKRLARERPWKRAVVLAEAHGRRSPSGGGRACGAGSGLARPVPLVSSQRPFKTRMSSPLGPSHVSLRDPNTAIEEPEAARLRFRGFCYEEVEGPREALSRLREFCHQWLHPESCSKEQMIELLVLEQFLGVLPSEIQAWVRGQQPRSPEEAAALVEELQHDPGQLLSWITAHILKPKVPLTVQKTKESSESHHLSAATESSEAGPAGAAQDVGLDRATQINCGVKEEANADGQEIVSPSPLLPAQKPEGHLEHQEPASTAFHPGRIQKEWGLLDSSQKELYWGVMLEKYGTVVSQASLPLLEPDVQVESELRPAHATGPESLRRHLPEVGAIASPGLVQACTSSPSDETQSPCKDPSALSPSPLLEAPARPAPRKLYTCEQCGLSFDWKSVFVIHHRTHLGGSGLERPQKVHREPASGHSTGLRGYACVECGRSFSWKSQLVIHRKSHAGRRRHFCRDCGCSFDWKFQLIIHRKIHQPSSQEEGSGAPQVSQEPQEDPLSNARPPSMR